A window from Citrus sinensis cultivar Valencia sweet orange chromosome 3, DVS_A1.0, whole genome shotgun sequence encodes these proteins:
- the LOC102618248 gene encoding gibberellin receptor GID1B, with product MAGGNEVNLNESKRVVPLNTWVLISNFKLAYNLLRRPDGTFNRDLAEYLDRKVPPNTIPVDGVFSFDHVDRATGLLNRVFQAAPQNEVQWGIVELEKPLSTTEVVPVIIFFHGGSFTHSSANSAIYDTFCRRLVNICKAVVVSVNYRRSPEYRYPCAYDDGWAALKWVKSRTWLQSGKDSKVYVYLAGDSSGGNIAHHVAVRAAEAEVEILGNILLHPMFGGEKRTESETRLDGKYFVTIQDRNWYWRAFLPEGEDRDHPACNPFGPRGKSLEGLKFPKSLICVAGLDLIQDWQLAYVEGLRKAGQDVKLLFLKEATIGFYFLPNNDHFYCLMEEIKNFVNPSC from the exons ATGGCTGGTGGTAATGAAGTCAACCTCAATGAATCTAAG AGGGTTGTTCCTTTAAATACATGGGTCCTCATTTCCAATTTCAAGCTAGCTTACAATCTCCTGCGTCGGCCTGATGGAACTTTTAACCGGGACTTGGCTGAGTACCTTGACCGGAAAGTCCCACCCAATACTATTCCTGTTGATGGGGTTTTCTCCTTTGATCATGTTGACCGAGCCACGGGTCTTCTCAACAGGGTTTTCCAGGCTGCCCCGCAAAATGAGGTTCAGTGGGGCATTGTAGAGCTTGAAAAGCCTTTGAGTACCACTGAGGTTGTCCCCGTTATAATCTTTTTCCATGGTGGAAGTTTCACTCATTCTTCTGCGAACAGTGCTATCTATGATACCTTCTGCCGCCGCCTTGTTAACATTTGCAAGGCCGTTGTGGTCTCTGTAAATTATCGCCGATCACCTGAGTATAGGTATCCATGTGCTTACGATGATGGGTGGGCTGCTCTTAAGTGGGTTAAATCAAGAACTTGGCTTCAGAGTGGAAAGGATTCTAAAGTCTATGTTTATTTGGCCGGTGATAGTTCTGGTGGTAATATAGCACACCATGTTGCGGTGAGGGCAGCTGAAGCAGAGGTTGAAATATTGGGTAATATTCTCCTTCATCCAATGTTTGGTGGAGAAAAGAGAACTGAATCAGAGACAAGATTGGATGGGAAATACTTTGTAACTATACAGGACCGCAACTGGTATTGGAGAGCATTTCTCCCCGAAGGAGAAGATAGAGATCATCCAGCATGTAATCCATTTGGTCCGAGGGGCAAAAGTCTTGAAGGTCTCAAATTCCCTAAAAGCCTCATTTGTGTAGCTGGTTTGGATCTTATTCAAGACTGGCAATTGGCTTATGTTGAAGGGCTGAGGAAAGCTGGTCAAGATGTGAAACTCCTTTTCCTGAAGGAAGCCACGATTGGGTTCTACTTCTTGCCGAATAATGACCACTTCTACTGCCTCATGGAGGAGATAAAGAACTTCGTGAATCCTAGCTGTTAA
- the LOC102618532 gene encoding protein VAPYRIN-LIKE-like: MDRLVEADIKEVEIAFKRGQKCTKTFRLTNLMHTMAVAVSLTTTDQSLFSFDKLFSIIPPLSSSSYTLILFQPSDHPPLSNPNDAVVVKSSMLPLGKAHHEDLRRLFSKRGPHIFRDATLPISFVGPHVAEFLISRRTHIPDLASFFDKAVSGCSASQLSSLLENAIVSGNGDLVTSLIDNGADVNHKDSDGRSMISLAVKAGNVDVVDVLIASGCQIDDSNDRVLHEAAAIGRVDLIEALISAFASIDVNSVDSNGTSPIHVAASKGHARVIQYFGSLTGARKPDVFDKNGASPLHLAAENGHLDAVKCLLHNPNYVKYAVNKDGKTAFALAVENGHSHLYDLLQLGDALHRAARVDDVRAMKSCLAEGASVNGRDQNGWTALHRAAFKGKIESVNILLNNGAKVDVVDDAGYTPLHCAVMAGHVEVALVLIARGARANLKSLKRLVPLNLDCFKNHPSLLVHQQPLCREKE; the protein is encoded by the coding sequence ATGGACCGGTTAGTGGAAGCAGATATAAAAGAAGTTGAAATAGCTTTCAAGAGAGGCCAAAAGTGCACCAAAACGTTTCGTTTAACCAATTTGATGCACACCATGGCTGTTGCTGTCTCTTTGACAACAACGGACCaatctctcttctcttttgaTAAACTTTTCTCCATAATCCCACCGCTGTCCTCTTCATCATACACTCTGATACTCTTTCAACCCTCCGATCATCCCCCTCTCTCCAATCCCAACGACGCCGTCGTCGTCAAATCGTCCATGCTTCCCCTCGGCAAAGCCCACCACGAAGATCTCCGCCGTCTGTTCTCAAAGCGCGGGCCCCACATATTCAGAGACGCCACGCTTCCCATCTCCTTTGTGGGCCCCCACGTGGCTGAGTTCCTCATCTCTCGGCGTACACATATACCGGATCTCGCTTCCTTTTTTGACAAAGCGGTTTCTGGTTGCTCCGCTTCTCAGCTCTCGTCGTTACTAGAAAACGCCATCGTTTCTGGAAATGGAGACTTGGTCACGAGCTTGATTGACAACGGCGCTGATGTGAATCACAAGGATTCTGATGGGCGGTCCATGATTTCTTTAGCTGTTAAAGCTGGAAACGTCGATGTTGTTGATGTACTGATCGCTTCTGGATGTCAAATCGATGATTCGAATGATCGTGTGCTGCACGAGGCAGCGGCGATTGGTAGGGTGGATTTAATAGAGGCTTTGATTTCAGCTTTTGCAAGTATTGATGTGAATTCGGTTGATTCAAACGGCACAAGCCCAATCCACGTTGCCGCGAGTAAGGGACACGCGCGAGTGATTCAGTACTTCGGGTCTCTCACCGGAGCTAGAAAACCGGATGTGTTCGATAAAAACGGGGCAAGTCCGCTTCACCTAGCCGCCGAAAACGGCCATTTGGACGCCGTCAAATGCTTGTTACATAATCCGAACTACGTTAAATACGCCGTTAACAAAGACGGCAAGACTGCCTTCGCGCTGGCGGTTGAGAACGGCCACTCGCATTTGTACGACTTGCTGCAACTGGGAGACGCGCTGCATCGCGCGGCGAGAGTGGACGACGTTCGCGCAATGAAGAGTTGCCTTGCGGAAGGGGCTAGCGTTAACGGGAGGGATCAGAATGGATGGACGGCGTTGCATAGAGCGGCGTTTAAGGGCAAAATCGAGAGCGTGAATATTTTACTTAACAATGGGGCGAAGGTGGACGTTGTTGACGACGCTGGGTACACGCCGTTACACTGCGCCGTTATGGCGGGGCACGTGGAAGTTGCGTTGGTGTTGATCGCGCGTGGGGCCAGAGCCAATTTGAAGAGCCTAAAGCGATTGGTCCCGTTGAATTTGGATTGTTTTAAGAATCATCCATCTTTGCTTGTTCATCAGCAGCCTTTGTGTCGAGAAAAAGAATGA
- the LOC102618811 gene encoding histone H2AX, whose protein sequence is MSSEAAATKGGRGRSKDTKPVSRSHKAGLQFPVGRVARFLKKGRYAQRVGSGSPVYLSAVLEYLAAEVLELAGNAARDNKKNRIIPRHIQLAVKNDEEFSKLLGSVTIANGGVLPNIHQNLLPKKAAARKGEIGSVSQEF, encoded by the exons ATGAGTTCAGAAGCTGCAGCAACCAAGGGTGGGCGGGGCAGGTCCAAGGACACGAAACCGGTGTCCAGATCCCACAAGGCCGGTCTCCAGTTCCCGGTTGGCCGTGTCGCTCGCTTCCTCAAGAAAGGCCGATACGCCCAGCGCGTCGGATCCGGCTCTCCCGTCTATCTTTCCGCCGTCCTTGAATACCTTGCTGCTGAG gTTTTGGAGTTGGCTGGGAACGCGGCGAGGGACAACAAGAAGAACAGAATCATTCCAAGGCACATTCAGTTGGCTGTGAAAAACGACGAGGAGTTTAGCAAACTGCTTGGCTCTGTGACTATCGCTAATGGTGGTGTGTTGCCTAACATTCATCAGAACTTGCTGCCGAAGAAAGCTGCAGCACGGAAGGGCGAAATTGGATCCGTGTCTCAGG